The Acidobacteriota bacterium genome contains the following window.
ACAGACGCTGGAAATCGCTGAACAAATTGCCGAAGCCCTAGCGGCCGCTCACGGCGCGGGCATCATCCACCGTGACATCAAGCCTGAAAATGTCATGATTCGGCGTGATGGTTATGTCAAGGTTCTGGATTTCGGCTTGGCCAAACTGACGGTGTATCCGGGCCTCGACTCTGGCTCGCTTTCCCAAATGGACACGCTACGCGCAGCCAATACCAACTCCGGCGTAATTCTGGGAACTCCACGATATATGTCGCCGGAACAGGCGCGCGGGATGAAAGTGGACTCCCGCACAGACCTTTTCAGCCTGGGCACCCTGCTTTATGAATTACTGACCGGAAACCCGCCGTTCACTGGAGAAACGCTGAGCGATGTGATCGCCGCCATCCTGATGATTACGCCGCAGCCTTTGGCCGAAGCTGCGCCGGAAACTCCGCGGGAGTTGCAAACCATCATCGGCAAATTGCTGGAGAAAAAACCTGAGCAGCGTTATCAAACTGCAGATGAACTGCTGTCAGACTTGCAAGAGTGCAAGACTGATTTGCAGATCAGCGCTCGACTGGAACACAGGCTGCACATCAGCGGTCAGCAAACAGCGGTGCTGCCGTCAACGAACCAACCACGAGCGGCGTGGCAAACTCCAAAAGTCTGGCTGACCGCCGTGCTCTTGCTTGGATTGATTGGCGCAGGCGCATGGTGGTTGGCCAGTCATAAGGGTTCTTCTCTTTCCGCTCCAATCATCTGGCCAGTGAAAACAATGATCAACTGGCGTTCTTCAATCCATGAAGGAAATTCGGACTACAGGTTTTCACCCAATAGTGAGTTCATTGCTTTTTCAGCAGCGCGCAATGGACGATCACAAATCTTTGTCAACCAAACCGGCGAAGATCATCCTGTACAAGTCACCAATGACGAATGGGACAACAGTACTCCAATCTGGTCGCCGGATGGCCGAGACTTGGCCTACATTTCCAGCCGAAGACAACATTTGACCATTTGGCGTATGCGGGCTTTTGGCGGATCACCAATATTGGTCGCCTCGCCTGAGTTACCCAGCATCAGCTTGCGTAGCTGGTCGCCCGACGCTTCTACCGTTTACATCGAATCAAACAAGCAACTTTTGGCATTAGACTTAGCCACGGGAAAAACACGCACAATCATGCTTGCCGAAGACAACCAGAGTGCGGAAGGCTTCAGCGTCTCCCCCGATGGGAAGAGAATTGCTTATGTTAGAAATCAAAATAGCCTTTGGATCAATACCATTGGCACGCAGTCTCAAACACTAATCGTCAATGCTAAGAATATAGAAGGTTCCCCGGCGCCGGTCTGGCACCCGAATGGCAATCATATATTTTATTCCTCATTGAGTAACGATGTGATGCAGCTTTTTGTCGCCAGCTTGGACGGTACCCCGCCTCAGCAACTAACTTTTGGAGAAAGCGATTATCGAGTTGCAGATGTTGCCAAGGCAGCAAAAGGCGTCAGAATTCTGTGCAGTACCTTTCGGGATGAAGCTGATTTGTGGCGCGTTGATCTGGCAACAGGCAAGGAAGAGCAATTGACATCCGACCTCAGCTTTGATCTTTGGCCGGCTGTTTCGCCGAATGGCCGCACATTCGCATATCAAAGAATCAGCCTACGTGAACCAACCCAGATGGTTAATCTTCTGAAGAGCGACCTTGTCATTCAAACCAAGGAGGCAGAAAGTCGCCCAAGACAGCTTGCTAGCGATGCACTCAAACTTGCTTGGGCATCCGATGGAAAGCAACTAGCCTTTTTACGTTTGGAGAACAACACCACCAACATATATGTAGTTAATTCCGAAGGCGGCAAGGTAATCCCAGTTACTCAGGGGGGAGTACAGCGAAGCTCTTATAGCCCTCTTCCGAATCAGAGCAGCCAACCACATGACTTTAGTTGGGCGCACGGCAGTAATCGGATCGCCTATGGCTGGAATGATAAAACACAATCGCAAATGCGCTTGGTTACAGTTGGAGGCTCTAACGAAACGACATCTATTCATACCTCAACGCCGAAAGATTGGTTTTATTGCCCGACTTGGTCACCTACCGACCAGCAACTTGCATTTATATTATCTTCTCGCGTAAAGGGTAAAGCCACTTGGGGATTATGGGTGGCAGAACTGGCAAAAGGACAAACGAAGCAGGTTTTCCAATCCGAATCTGCCTTGAGATTACTAGGATGGTCAGAATCCGGTCAAGAGTTATGGTTGGCTTATGACAAGGATCAACCTTTGCTAAAACCGGGGTATAGCACCATACAAGTTTCGCAGTTCTCACTTAAACAACAGCAGATCATAACCAATTTAACACTTCAGTCGGCATACCTCTATAACACTTACCTTTCTCCTAACAGGCGGTTCATCAGCTTCACGACTCAGCAAAATGAACGCGATATCCTTTGGATAATACCGACCATAGGCGGCGCTTCCAGAAAACTAACTAGCGGCAACGAGGCTCGCGTCTACTTTTCCAGCTTGGCTTGGTCGCCGGATAGCCGGGAAATCTATTTTGGAAAACAGGTGAGCTGGCAACTGCTTTCAATGATAGATGGATACAAATAAGTTTTTTTGCAGTGGCGGGTTTGAATACCAGAGTTCGCATGTATGGTTGAAAGCAAATAGTTCTACCAGACGGAAAGAATAGTGCAACATCTGCCTTTGCTGTAGTTGTGCATAACGTCATTCCGTTATGTTTGAATTCCCATAATCCCAAAACCAACAAGGAGCAAAACAATGCAAACGAATTACCCCTCCAAACGCAAGTCCTTGGCACTACCATTAACGATCGGCCTGGCGCTGACAATTACTGGTTGGACGCTGGCCCACACAACGAAACCGACAACACCGTTTTCGTCATTGGCCTCTCAATCCACAGCCAAACCTGCTGACAGCAAAGACCCCTTGGTAAAAAAAGTGATTGCGGCTTTAGCGAAACAGTCCAAATTGAAAGGAGAAAAAATTCAGGTCGAATCGGCGAGTGAAGGGAAAGTTCGCCTGACCGGCAGCACTAGCCATCAGACCAAACGCTCCCTCGCAATTGAGACTGCAGAGAAAGTTGCCGGAAAGGGGAATGTGATTAGTGAGCTTGTCTCCTCTTGCGGAAATCAAGTCTGTAATGAAAATTGCTGCTGTTCAATGGACAGAAATAATGTGCTGCAATGCCAATGCCAGCCACAGGCTTGCCCAACACCGAAACCAAAATCTAAAAAGGCAGATTAATTTGCCTTTCAAAAATCCTGGCCTGTTCCCTTGTGAGACCGGTATGAAGTAAAAGACCTTTTCGCAGCCGAATGGATCCACTCTGACAGCCATGCTCTTCATTTCTGAAGAGCATGGAATATTTGGCGAAGGCTTAGCTCAACTGACCTGCAAATGCTCAAAACCTTTTTTGTGTTCGCGGCACATTTTCTGTGCGGGTATAGCTTTGCCCGGATTGCACAGGCCAAGCGGGTTAAACACACTTTTGACCGCCAGCATCGCGTCCAGCGAAGCCTGATCGAAAATCATCGGCATGTAATCAATCTTATCCACGCCGACGCCGTGTTCGCCTGTGATCGAACCGCCCGTGTCTACGCACAGTTTCATGATTTCCTTGCTGGCGGCGTGAACGCGCGCAACTTCGTCGGCGTTGCGCCCGTCGTAATTCAGATTTGGATGCAGATTGCCATCACCAGCGTGAAAGACGGTTGAGAGCTTCAGTTTGTACTTGGCTCCGATAGCATAAATTCCGGCCAGCGTTTCCGGCAATTTCGTGCGCGGAACGACGGCGTCTTGCACCAGCAAGTCAGGGCTAACCCGTCCCAAGGCCCCAAACGCTCCTTTGCGTCCTGCCCACAATTTTTTGCGCTCGGTTTCATCGCGCGCTTCGCGGACGGTGCGGGCATTGTGTTGAAAGCAGATTTCCGCTGCGCGCTTGGCTTGGGTATCCAGCCCGGCTTTCAATCCATCGAGTTCAACGATCAAACAGGCTGCTGCATCGCGCGGATACCCGGCGGCATAAATCGAATCTTCGACTGCGTTGATCGTTACAATATCAATCATCTCAAGCGCTGCAGGCAACATTCCGGCGGCGATGATTGCTGAAACGGCTCGGCTGGCGTCATTGATGTCCAAAAAGTCCGCTAACAAAGTGATGACCAATTGCGGATTGCGCGTCAGCCGCACAGTGACTTTGGTCGTGATGCCCATCGTGCCTTCGCTGCCGACAAAGGTTCCCAGCAAATCGTAGCCAATTGTATCGGCTCCGGCGCCGCCAAAGTTGACGACTTCGCCGGTCGGCAGCACAACTTCGACACCCAGAATGTGATTGGTCGTCGAACCATACTTCAAACAATGCGGGCCGCCCGCGTTTTCGGCGACGTTGCCACCGATGGTGCAGGAAGTTTGTGACGAAGGGTCGGGCGCGTAATGGTACCCGCGCGCGGCAACGGCTTGCGTCAATCGAACGTTGATCAATCCCGGCTGCACGACGGCTCGGCGGTTGGCGTAATCCACTTCCAGAACCCGATTCATCCGCGCCATTTCGATGGTCACGGAGCGTTCGCCTTTTTCGCAACCCGTTGCAATCGCGCCGGAACTTAGGCCTGTGCCCGCGCCGCGCGGCCCAAACGGAACGCCGTTTTCGCTCAAGTATTTGACGATCCACGAAACCTGTTCGGTCGTGCGCGGAAAAACCACAGCCAGCGGACGCGATTTGTGCGTCGTCATCGCGTCGCATTCGTACACCATCAGTTCGGCGTCCTCTGCGGCGACGGCGTCTTTGCCCAACACTTCGCGCAATCGCGCGACGATCTTTGCTTCCAGTTGTTCGGCCATTGGTTCGGATTCCTTTTGCCTAAACCAAGCCTGAAAACTTTTCGACAGGATTTACAGGATTCGACAAGATCAAAAACCGGAATCAGCCAATTCGCCGCCAATCCTGTTCAATCTTGTAAATCCTGTCTATTTTTCAACCGTCTGAATGTTTTCCTGCTCCGGTTCAGTTGAGTGTTTTTGTGACTTCCGATGGGCGGCTGGTAGAATACTTGCCGGACAATTCCAAAGGCAAGCTTATGAATTCAATTGTGCTCAAAGACAGTTTTGGCCGCACTATCCGGGATTTGCGGATTTCCATCACCGACCGATGCAACTTCCGCTGCTTTTATTGCATGCCGACCGAGGCGATGGAGTGGAAACCGAAGCCGGAAATCCTGACTTACGAAGAGATCATCGTGCTGGCAGAAGTTTTCGTCTCGCTCGGCGTCAACAAACTTCGCGTGACCGGCGGCGAACCAATGTTGCGACGCGATCTGGAAAGTCTGGTTGAACGGCTAGGCGCGATTCATGGCATTGTCGATCTGGCGATGACCACGAACGCGCACTTTTTGCGTGGACGCGCCGAAGCCTTGAAACGCGGCGGTTTGCAACGCATCACTATCAGTTTGGATTCGCTGACGCCGGAGCGGTTTTCGCTGCTCACCGGGCGCAATGAGCTTGAGCGTGTGCTGGATGGGATTGACGCCGCGCTGGAAGCTGGACTCCATCCCGTCAAAGTCAATTGCGTAATGATGCGCGGCATCAACGACGATCAGGCAATCCACTTCGCCGAATTCGCTCGAACGAAAGGCGTCCATGTCCGTTTCATCGAATTTATGCCGCTGGACAACGGCAAAGTCTGGAAGCGCGAAATGGTCGTTCCGGGCGAAGAAACGCGCGCCCGTATTCAGGAAGTCTTTCCTCTCGAACGCGTCAAATCCGAAAACCTGAGCGAGACAGCGCGGCGCTGGCGCTTTGCCGATGGAGCGCCCGGCGAACTTGGCTTCATCAATCCCGTCACGCAACCCTTCTGCGGTCATTGCAGCCGCATTCGCCTAACTGCTGACGGACAGATTCGCACCTGTCTGTTTTCCAACGTCGAACACAATATCAAGGCCTTGCTCCGGCAAGGAGCAACGCGCGATGACTTGATTGATTTCATCGCCGCAACGATTGAGAAAAAGGAAGAGCGCCACCACATTAACGATCCGGAGTTTGTGCAACCATTGAGAACAATGTCTTGTATCGGTGGTTAGGGGAGTAATCCGTATGTCTGTCATAGCTGAGCATCCAATTGAATCCAAAAGCAATCCTGCCTTCGGACGCAACGATGGTGCGGGTCAACGACTAATCAGTGCTGAAGAATATCAGCGGATGATTGAAGCTGGCATTTTCCATGAAGACGAGCGGATTGAGTTGATCGAAGGGAGAATTGTTCAGATGTCCCCCAAAAATCTGAAGCACGCGCTTGCCACAAAACGCACCAACCGCTGGATGGCTAAACTACTCGGAGATCGAGCCATCATTGGCGTGCAGGACCCAATCCTGCTCAATGATTTTTCTGAGCCTGAACCGGATATCACTCTAATTGCGCCGCCGGACGCCCGTTACACGGAAAATCATCCCAAACCCGAAGACATTTTTTTAGTGCTTGAGATTGCAGACAGCAGCCTGATTTATGACCGTGACGAAAAGGGCC
Protein-coding sequences here:
- a CDS encoding protein kinase produces the protein MTPERWRQIEKLYHATLALPSNERADFLAEACAGDKPLQDEVELLLGADDDAGSFLARPALHTEAKHLVHEQKTMQVGKRINRYQIVSRIGEGGMGEVWLAEDNNLGRQVAIKLLPAIYTGDADRLRRFEQEARAASALNHPNIITVHEIGEVDGLHYLVTEYVKGQTLRQRLTEGRINAVQTLEIAEQIAEALAAAHGAGIIHRDIKPENVMIRRDGYVKVLDFGLAKLTVYPGLDSGSLSQMDTLRAANTNSGVILGTPRYMSPEQARGMKVDSRTDLFSLGTLLYELLTGNPPFTGETLSDVIAAILMITPQPLAEAAPETPRELQTIIGKLLEKKPEQRYQTADELLSDLQECKTDLQISARLEHRLHISGQQTAVLPSTNQPRAAWQTPKVWLTAVLLLGLIGAGAWWLASHKGSSLSAPIIWPVKTMINWRSSIHEGNSDYRFSPNSEFIAFSAARNGRSQIFVNQTGEDHPVQVTNDEWDNSTPIWSPDGRDLAYISSRRQHLTIWRMRAFGGSPILVASPELPSISLRSWSPDASTVYIESNKQLLALDLATGKTRTIMLAEDNQSAEGFSVSPDGKRIAYVRNQNSLWINTIGTQSQTLIVNAKNIEGSPAPVWHPNGNHIFYSSLSNDVMQLFVASLDGTPPQQLTFGESDYRVADVAKAAKGVRILCSTFRDEADLWRVDLATGKEEQLTSDLSFDLWPAVSPNGRTFAYQRISLREPTQMVNLLKSDLVIQTKEAESRPRQLASDALKLAWASDGKQLAFLRLENNTTNIYVVNSEGGKVIPVTQGGVQRSSYSPLPNQSSQPHDFSWAHGSNRIAYGWNDKTQSQMRLVTVGGSNETTSIHTSTPKDWFYCPTWSPTDQQLAFILSSRVKGKATWGLWVAELAKGQTKQVFQSESALRLLGWSESGQELWLAYDKDQPLLKPGYSTIQVSQFSLKQQQIITNLTLQSAYLYNTYLSPNRRFISFTTQQNERDILWIIPTIGGASRKLTSGNEARVYFSSLAWSPDSREIYFGKQVSWQLLSMIDGYK
- a CDS encoding BON domain-containing protein; its protein translation is MQTNYPSKRKSLALPLTIGLALTITGWTLAHTTKPTTPFSSLASQSTAKPADSKDPLVKKVIAALAKQSKLKGEKIQVESASEGKVRLTGSTSHQTKRSLAIETAEKVAGKGNVISELVSSCGNQVCNENCCCSMDRNNVLQCQCQPQACPTPKPKSKKAD
- a CDS encoding FAD-binding protein; amino-acid sequence: MAEQLEAKIVARLREVLGKDAVAAEDAELMVYECDAMTTHKSRPLAVVFPRTTEQVSWIVKYLSENGVPFGPRGAGTGLSSGAIATGCEKGERSVTIEMARMNRVLEVDYANRRAVVQPGLINVRLTQAVAARGYHYAPDPSSQTSCTIGGNVAENAGGPHCLKYGSTTNHILGVEVVLPTGEVVNFGGAGADTIGYDLLGTFVGSEGTMGITTKVTVRLTRNPQLVITLLADFLDINDASRAVSAIIAAGMLPAALEMIDIVTINAVEDSIYAAGYPRDAAACLIVELDGLKAGLDTQAKRAAEICFQHNARTVREARDETERKKLWAGRKGAFGALGRVSPDLLVQDAVVPRTKLPETLAGIYAIGAKYKLKLSTVFHAGDGNLHPNLNYDGRNADEVARVHAASKEIMKLCVDTGGSITGEHGVGVDKIDYMPMIFDQASLDAMLAVKSVFNPLGLCNPGKAIPAQKMCREHKKGFEHLQVS
- the moaA gene encoding GTP 3',8-cyclase MoaA, giving the protein MNSIVLKDSFGRTIRDLRISITDRCNFRCFYCMPTEAMEWKPKPEILTYEEIIVLAEVFVSLGVNKLRVTGGEPMLRRDLESLVERLGAIHGIVDLAMTTNAHFLRGRAEALKRGGLQRITISLDSLTPERFSLLTGRNELERVLDGIDAALEAGLHPVKVNCVMMRGINDDQAIHFAEFARTKGVHVRFIEFMPLDNGKVWKREMVVPGEETRARIQEVFPLERVKSENLSETARRWRFADGAPGELGFINPVTQPFCGHCSRIRLTADGQIRTCLFSNVEHNIKALLRQGATRDDLIDFIAATIEKKEERHHINDPEFVQPLRTMSCIGG
- a CDS encoding Uma2 family endonuclease, producing MSVIAEHPIESKSNPAFGRNDGAGQRLISAEEYQRMIEAGIFHEDERIELIEGRIVQMSPKNLKHALATKRTNRWMAKLLGDRAIIGVQDPILLNDFSEPEPDITLIAPPDARYTENHPKPEDIFLVLEIADSSLIYDRDEKGPLFAQNGVVQYCLLNLQSRELEDYREPSPNGYRSKRTYTEEQSFTLVAFPKISIKVKDLLPPVETKPKRSKK